The following is a genomic window from Cyanobacterium sp. T60_A2020_053.
AGGTTGCTCACCAATAGTTGAACCCAGCGCCCTTCCCCCCTCATCTAAAAAGATAAAATGGGGAATACCATCCACCTCATAACGTAAAACTTCAGGAAGCCACTTAGTATTATCCACATTAAGCATCACAAAATTAACCTCATTGCCATAAATTCCCTTCAGTTGTGCCAAATCCCCAGCCATTGCCTGACAACTGGTACACCAATTAGCATAAAATTCTACCAAACTAGGCTTACCGTTGACGAGCGCTATCTCTAACGGGGTAGAATTTTGAGCTTGAGCTTCCAGCGATTCCGAATTAGCTGTATTTTGTAAACTAAAAACTAACGTAACACTAAGGATAATTGCCACTAAAGCAATGACCACATTGCGCCACTTGTTAATATTTGAAGTATTAGGCATATTTGCAGACATAGTGATAACTTCTACGATAAAATTGCTGTTAACTCACATCGTACCCTAAATATGAAGAAAAGATTAACTCTCACCTTCCCCCGCACCGTAGTACAAATGCCCGTTACCTACAGACTGG
Proteins encoded in this region:
- a CDS encoding thioredoxin family protein; this encodes MSANMPNTSNINKWRNVVIALVAIILSVTLVFSLQNTANSESLEAQAQNSTPLEIALVNGKPSLVEFYANWCTSCQAMAGDLAQLKGIYGNEVNFVMLNVDNTKWLPEVLRYEVDGIPHFIFLDEGGRALGSTIGEQPLSIFQGNLQALINHQTLPFANSQGMTSQLNGAILTPSGNDDQPRDHG